The Burkholderia cepacia ATCC 25416 genome includes a window with the following:
- a CDS encoding flavin-containing monooxygenase — protein sequence MNARTLPFGPPGHDGLDETIDIAIIGTGFAGLGMAIRLRQTGVTDFVVLEKAASVGGTWRDNHYPGCACDVQSHVYSFSFAPNPRWTRMFAPQPEIRAYLEDCVQRFGIGAHLRLNHELQRAEYDDAAQRWRLTFANGKRLSARVLVSGMGGLSRAALPSIPGVENFKGRAFHSQHWDHDYALEGKRVAVIGTGASAIQFVPQIAPRVKTLALFQRTPPWIMPKPDRNLTGFEKWLFRTLPFTQKAVRSGIYWMLESRVLGFAIHPSLMKNVQKLALRHIRKQIPDPELRKTVTPNYTLGCKRVLISNDYYPALSRKNVDVITTGIDHIEADAVVTTDGRRHEVDCLIYGTGFQVADPFPRGAIIGRGGLDIVDAWRDGAHAYLGSTLPGYPNFFMIVGPNTGLGHNSMVFMIESQIEYILGALQAMRRERADAIEVRPLVEAQFNSDLQGKLKKAIWSTGGCKSWYLDPRTGKNTTLWPGFTWRFRQATAHFSIADYHAYRAPQLDTTAQPAAAPAAAASTSTSAEAA from the coding sequence ATGAATGCTCGTACGTTGCCTTTCGGTCCGCCCGGCCACGACGGCCTGGACGAAACCATCGACATCGCCATCATCGGCACCGGCTTCGCCGGCCTCGGGATGGCGATCCGCCTGCGGCAAACAGGCGTGACCGACTTCGTCGTCCTCGAGAAGGCCGCGTCGGTCGGCGGCACGTGGCGCGACAATCATTACCCCGGGTGTGCATGCGACGTGCAATCGCACGTCTATTCGTTCTCGTTCGCGCCGAACCCGCGCTGGACGCGCATGTTCGCGCCGCAACCGGAGATCCGCGCATATCTGGAAGACTGCGTGCAGCGCTTCGGGATCGGCGCGCACCTGCGCCTGAACCACGAACTGCAGCGCGCCGAATACGACGACGCCGCGCAACGCTGGCGCCTCACGTTCGCGAACGGCAAGCGGCTGTCGGCACGCGTGCTGGTGTCCGGGATGGGCGGCCTGTCGCGCGCCGCGCTGCCGTCGATTCCCGGCGTCGAGAACTTCAAGGGCCGCGCGTTCCACTCGCAGCACTGGGATCACGACTATGCGCTCGAAGGCAAGCGCGTCGCGGTGATCGGCACCGGCGCGAGCGCCATCCAGTTCGTGCCGCAGATCGCGCCGCGCGTGAAAACACTCGCGCTGTTCCAGCGCACGCCGCCGTGGATCATGCCGAAGCCCGACCGCAACCTGACCGGGTTCGAGAAGTGGCTGTTCCGTACGCTGCCGTTCACGCAGAAGGCCGTGCGCAGCGGCATCTACTGGATGCTCGAATCGCGCGTGCTCGGCTTCGCGATCCATCCCTCGCTGATGAAGAACGTGCAGAAGCTCGCGCTGCGCCACATCCGCAAGCAGATTCCCGATCCGGAGCTGCGCAAGACCGTCACGCCGAACTACACGCTCGGCTGCAAGCGCGTGCTGATCTCGAACGACTACTACCCGGCGCTGTCGCGCAAGAACGTCGACGTGATCACGACCGGCATCGACCACATCGAAGCCGACGCGGTCGTGACGACCGACGGCCGCCGCCATGAAGTCGACTGCCTGATCTACGGCACCGGCTTCCAGGTGGCCGATCCGTTTCCGCGCGGCGCGATCATCGGCCGCGGCGGGCTCGACATCGTCGACGCATGGCGCGACGGCGCGCACGCGTATCTCGGCTCGACGCTGCCCGGCTACCCGAACTTCTTCATGATCGTCGGCCCGAACACGGGCCTCGGCCACAACTCGATGGTGTTCATGATCGAGTCGCAGATCGAGTACATCCTCGGCGCATTGCAGGCGATGCGTCGCGAACGCGCGGATGCGATCGAGGTGCGTCCGCTCGTCGAGGCGCAATTCAACAGCGACCTGCAGGGCAAGCTGAAAAAGGCGATCTGGTCGACGGGCGGCTGCAAGAGCTGGTACCTCGATCCGCGCACCGGCAAAAACACCACGCTGTGGCCGGGCTTCACGTGGCGCTTCCGCCAGGCGACCGCGCACTTCTCGATCGCCGATTACCACGCGTATCGCGCGCCGCAACTCGACACCACGGCGCAGCCCGCCGCCGCGCCGGCCGCTGCCGCTTCGACTTCGACTTCCGCCGAAGCGGCCTGA
- a CDS encoding lysoplasmalogenase, producing the protein MIATLPATYRRLWPLAVVAALLYGLSLAAAPYPGQAAAKAAMGILLLAAGSTCGSARERAWLCAALVTAVLGDVLLALPDWPLSFVLGLGAFLLTHLCYCAIFMRWRARPHGWRVVALVGLWIAAPALYVAFFPHLGELLAPVAVYMLVLCVMASFALAARTHSPLVAVGSLIFVGSDTLIGVGRFLGGFPGIEYLIWGLYALAQVTIVAGVFHETAARTIRP; encoded by the coding sequence TTGATCGCCACGCTTCCCGCCACCTACCGCCGGCTCTGGCCGCTCGCCGTCGTCGCCGCGCTGCTGTACGGGCTGTCGCTCGCTGCCGCCCCCTATCCCGGCCAGGCCGCCGCGAAAGCCGCGATGGGCATCCTGCTGCTCGCGGCGGGCAGCACCTGCGGCTCGGCGCGCGAACGCGCGTGGCTGTGTGCGGCGCTCGTGACCGCCGTGCTCGGCGACGTGCTGCTCGCGCTGCCCGACTGGCCGCTGTCGTTCGTCCTCGGCCTCGGCGCGTTCCTGCTCACGCACCTGTGCTATTGCGCGATCTTCATGCGCTGGCGCGCACGGCCGCACGGCTGGCGCGTCGTCGCGCTCGTCGGGCTGTGGATCGCCGCCCCGGCGCTCTACGTGGCGTTCTTCCCGCACCTCGGCGAGCTGCTCGCACCCGTCGCCGTCTACATGCTCGTGCTCTGCGTGATGGCGAGCTTCGCGCTCGCGGCGCGCACGCACAGCCCGCTGGTGGCCGTCGGCAGCCTGATCTTCGTCGGCTCCGATACGCTGATCGGCGTCGGCCGTTTCCTCGGCGGCTTTCCGGGCATCGAGTACCTGATCTGGGGCCTCTACGCGCTCGCGCAGGTCACGATCGTGGCCGGGGTTTTCCATGAGACGGCCGCCCGAACGATCCGTCCCTGA
- the speB gene encoding agmatinase, which translates to MTELLHGDGAIRRTTPYGSSIENTYAGVLSFMRRNYSRTLDGVDVAISGVPLDLATTYRSGARLGPAAIRAASVQLAELHPYPWGFNPFDDLAAVDYGDCWFDAHNPLSIKPAIVEHARTILRSGAKMLTLGGDHYITYPLLVAYAERYGKPLSLIHFDAHCDTWADDDPDSLNHGTMFYKAVKEGLIDPATSVQVGIRTWNDDFLGIERLDAAWVHDHGARAAVERIVDIVGARPAYLTFDIDCLDPAFAPGTGTPVAGGLSSAQALAIVRALGAINLVGADVVEVAPAYDHADITAIAAAHVACDLLCLWRQKKVAGALK; encoded by the coding sequence ATGACCGAACTTCTCCATGGCGACGGCGCGATCCGTCGCACGACGCCGTACGGCTCGTCGATCGAAAACACCTATGCGGGCGTGCTGTCGTTCATGCGCCGCAACTATTCGCGCACGCTCGACGGGGTCGACGTCGCGATCTCCGGCGTGCCGCTCGACCTCGCGACGACCTATCGCTCCGGCGCGCGGCTCGGCCCGGCCGCGATTCGCGCGGCGAGCGTGCAGCTCGCGGAGCTTCACCCGTATCCGTGGGGTTTCAACCCGTTCGACGATCTCGCGGCCGTCGACTACGGCGATTGCTGGTTCGACGCGCACAACCCGCTGTCGATCAAGCCCGCGATCGTCGAGCATGCGCGCACGATCCTGCGCTCGGGCGCGAAGATGCTGACGCTCGGCGGCGACCACTACATCACGTATCCGCTGCTGGTCGCGTACGCGGAGCGCTACGGCAAGCCGCTGTCGCTGATCCATTTCGACGCGCACTGCGATACGTGGGCCGACGACGATCCGGACAGCCTCAATCACGGGACGATGTTCTACAAGGCCGTGAAGGAAGGGCTGATCGATCCCGCGACGTCGGTGCAGGTCGGCATCCGCACCTGGAACGACGATTTCCTCGGGATCGAGCGGCTCGATGCCGCGTGGGTGCACGACCACGGTGCGCGCGCGGCGGTCGAGCGGATCGTCGACATCGTCGGCGCGCGGCCCGCGTACCTGACGTTCGACATCGATTGCCTCGATCCGGCGTTCGCGCCCGGCACCGGCACGCCGGTCGCGGGCGGGCTGTCGTCGGCACAGGCCCTCGCGATCGTGCGCGCGCTCGGCGCGATCAACCTGGTCGGTGCGGATGTGGTCGAAGTAGCACCTGCGTACGACCACGCGGACATCACGGCGATCGCGGCCGCGCATGTTGCGTGTGACTTGCTGTGTCTGTGGCGGCAGAAGAAGGTGGCGGGGGCGCTGAAGTAA
- a CDS encoding citrate synthase family protein: MSNYLNSTDAAARLGVSRQTLYAYVSRGLLRAEPGGSHRESRYLAADVDRLADQRARGRKPKEVAKAALNWGAPVLESSITLIDGGRLFYRGTDALDLASRASLEEVAALLWRCDEQTAFGRQAPATPAVLRTLFRHYGDQRAEQALLPLFTVASEDAPTAIWQQSSDRHAQGCGDLVRILAACLLRTRIDTAPVHVQCARAWGVGPAGAELIRAALVLCADHELNASSFTGRCIASTNASLRAVVVGGLAGLSGERHGATTARGEALWDEIGNKDVERKMSERLARGDGLPGFGHSLYPDGDVRATYLLSRILPRHPQWNRMLDAGSALTGQKPSVDLALVALRRHLRLPVGAAFGLFALGRSIGWIAHGLEQRAQSDLIRPRAVYTGTWPVGTGVEPDRARSRGRSGKQRATPHRAAPADDMLSAFFRSR; encoded by the coding sequence ATGTCGAACTACCTGAATTCGACCGACGCCGCGGCAAGGCTCGGCGTCTCGCGGCAAACGCTCTATGCGTACGTCAGCCGCGGCCTGCTTCGCGCGGAACCCGGCGGCAGCCACCGTGAAAGCCGCTACCTCGCGGCCGACGTCGACCGGCTCGCGGATCAACGCGCACGAGGCCGCAAGCCGAAGGAAGTGGCAAAGGCCGCGCTGAACTGGGGCGCCCCGGTGCTCGAATCGAGCATCACGTTGATCGACGGCGGCCGGCTCTTCTATCGCGGTACGGATGCGCTCGATCTCGCGAGCCGTGCGAGCCTCGAGGAAGTCGCGGCGCTGCTATGGCGATGCGACGAGCAGACCGCTTTCGGCCGCCAGGCCCCCGCTACGCCCGCGGTGCTGCGAACGCTCTTCAGGCACTACGGCGACCAACGTGCCGAGCAGGCACTGTTGCCGCTCTTCACCGTCGCGAGCGAGGACGCGCCGACGGCGATCTGGCAGCAATCGTCCGATCGTCACGCACAGGGCTGCGGCGATCTCGTGCGGATTCTGGCGGCATGCCTGCTGCGCACCCGGATCGATACGGCCCCCGTCCACGTGCAATGCGCGCGGGCGTGGGGCGTCGGGCCCGCGGGCGCCGAGCTGATCAGGGCGGCGCTCGTGCTGTGCGCGGATCACGAACTGAACGCGTCGAGCTTCACGGGCCGGTGCATTGCGTCGACGAACGCGAGCCTGCGGGCCGTCGTGGTCGGCGGCCTGGCCGGCCTGTCGGGCGAACGCCACGGCGCCACCACGGCGCGCGGCGAAGCACTGTGGGACGAAATCGGCAATAAGGATGTCGAACGGAAAATGAGCGAGCGTCTCGCCCGGGGTGACGGCTTGCCGGGCTTCGGACATTCGCTCTACCCCGACGGCGACGTGCGCGCGACGTATCTGTTGTCGCGGATCCTGCCGCGCCACCCTCAGTGGAACAGGATGCTCGATGCTGGGAGCGCGCTCACCGGCCAGAAGCCCTCCGTGGATCTCGCGCTGGTGGCACTGCGCAGACATTTGCGGCTTCCCGTCGGTGCCGCATTCGGCCTGTTCGCACTGGGCCGCTCGATCGGCTGGATCGCGCACGGGCTCGAGCAGCGCGCGCAATCCGATCTCATCCGGCCGCGTGCGGTTTATACAGGGACATGGCCGGTTGGCACCGGTGTCGAGCCAGATCGCGCACGATCCCGCGGACGATCGGGAAAGCAGCGAGCGACGCCGCACCGTGCTGCTCCGGCAGACGACATGCTTTCCGCTTTCTTCAGGAGTCGATAG
- a CDS encoding CoA transferase: MRVDQISRERAAADEDRVSHHLRTFWLAAGGSPAFLESCSFSGAGELVSAFRVTDMAAAAIGAAGTSVAELLHASAGTLPAVQVDRRMASLWFGTSLRPQGWTMPPQWDPVAGNYRARDRWIRLHTNAPHHRLAALSVLGCAADAESVAQAVNRWDAGALEAAIVERGGCAAAMYSAQEWAGHPQGQAVAAEPLLHVHSATDAVAHAWRPSSDRPLRGIRVLDLTRILAGPVATRFLAGLGAEVLRIDPYGWEEPGTVPEVVLGKRCARLNLKDAADLDTLRQLLRRADIVVHGYRSDALARLGLDAAQRRELNPALIDVSLDAYGWTGAWRCRRGFDSLVQMSTGIAEAGMRVTGSDEPVNLPVQAIDHATGYLMATAAIRGLTTRMTQGVGTEVRASLARTAAVLPLRPEPMSEVVELVADDQRDRADHVELTSWGPASRLRPPLQIDDAPLRWFYPARALGAYEPGWLSSNDDL, encoded by the coding sequence ATGCGTGTCGATCAAATATCGCGGGAACGGGCCGCGGCCGACGAGGATCGGGTGTCGCACCATCTGCGGACGTTCTGGCTGGCGGCCGGCGGCTCTCCGGCTTTCCTCGAATCGTGCAGCTTCAGCGGCGCGGGAGAACTGGTCTCCGCGTTTCGCGTAACCGACATGGCCGCGGCGGCAATCGGGGCGGCGGGGACGTCCGTCGCCGAATTGCTGCATGCGTCGGCGGGAACGTTGCCGGCGGTACAGGTCGACCGGCGCATGGCGTCGCTGTGGTTCGGCACGTCGCTGCGTCCGCAGGGCTGGACGATGCCGCCTCAATGGGATCCGGTGGCCGGCAACTATCGGGCGCGCGATCGCTGGATCAGGTTGCACACCAACGCGCCGCATCATCGACTGGCCGCGTTGTCGGTACTCGGCTGTGCCGCCGATGCGGAATCGGTCGCGCAGGCGGTGAATCGCTGGGATGCCGGCGCGCTCGAGGCGGCGATCGTCGAGCGTGGCGGGTGTGCCGCGGCGATGTACTCGGCGCAGGAGTGGGCCGGGCATCCGCAGGGGCAGGCGGTCGCAGCCGAACCGTTGCTGCACGTTCATTCCGCGACGGATGCTGTCGCGCATGCCTGGCGGCCTTCGAGCGACCGGCCGTTGCGCGGCATTCGCGTGCTCGACCTGACGCGCATTCTCGCCGGCCCCGTGGCGACACGATTTCTCGCGGGCCTGGGTGCCGAGGTGCTGCGCATCGATCCGTACGGCTGGGAAGAACCGGGTACGGTGCCCGAAGTCGTCCTCGGCAAGCGCTGTGCGCGGCTGAACCTGAAGGATGCCGCGGATCTCGATACGCTCAGGCAGTTGCTGCGCCGCGCGGATATCGTCGTGCACGGTTACCGGTCGGATGCGCTGGCGCGCCTCGGGCTCGATGCCGCGCAACGGCGCGAACTGAATCCCGCGCTCATCGACGTGTCGCTCGACGCCTATGGCTGGACCGGCGCGTGGCGTTGCCGGCGCGGCTTCGACAGCCTCGTTCAGATGAGCACGGGAATCGCCGAGGCGGGCATGCGCGTGACGGGCAGCGATGAACCGGTGAACCTGCCGGTCCAGGCGATCGACCATGCGACGGGCTACCTGATGGCGACGGCCGCCATCCGCGGGCTGACCACGCGAATGACGCAGGGTGTCGGTACCGAGGTCCGCGCCTCGCTGGCGCGCACGGCAGCGGTCTTGCCGTTGCGCCCGGAGCCGATGAGCGAGGTGGTCGAACTGGTCGCCGACGATCAGCGGGATCGGGCGGACCACGTCGAGCTCACATCGTGGGGGCCGGCATCGCGGCTTCGCCCGCCATTGCAGATCGACGATGCGCCGCTGCGATGGTTTTATCCGGCACGTGCACTGGGTGCATATGAACCCGGGTGGTTGTCTTCGAACGACGATCTTTGA
- a CDS encoding sulfonate ABC transporter substrate-binding protein: MIRFTRWIARTAAVTLVTLSAASAFAQGSADKVVRIGYQKAGLLSVVKAQGSLEARLKPLGYGVQWFEFPAGPQLLEALNANSIDFGYTGAPPPVFAQAAGVHFVYVGAEPPAPHNEAVLVKADSPIRTVTGLRGKKIALQKGSSANYLLLEALQKAGVRYDEIHPVYLAPADARAAFESGNVDAWVVWDPYYAAAQNTLKVRTLSDYTGLAATNNFYEATRDFAQQHPDVVGAILKQARETGLWVNAHPADTAALIAPKVGLPQPLVETWIKRVPFGAVPIDDRIVAAQQGVADAFYAAKLIPQKLSVADNAWSDKSIASALAAK; this comes from the coding sequence ATGATTCGTTTCACCCGCTGGATCGCCCGCACCGCCGCCGTCACGCTCGTCACGCTGTCCGCGGCATCGGCCTTCGCGCAAGGTAGCGCCGACAAGGTCGTGCGCATCGGCTACCAGAAGGCCGGCCTGCTGTCGGTCGTCAAGGCCCAAGGTTCGCTCGAAGCGCGGCTCAAGCCGCTCGGTTATGGCGTCCAGTGGTTCGAATTCCCGGCCGGGCCGCAACTGCTCGAAGCACTGAACGCGAACAGCATCGACTTCGGCTATACGGGCGCGCCGCCGCCCGTGTTCGCGCAGGCGGCCGGCGTGCACTTCGTCTACGTCGGCGCGGAACCGCCGGCGCCGCACAACGAAGCCGTGCTCGTGAAGGCCGATTCGCCGATCCGTACGGTTACGGGCCTGCGCGGCAAGAAAATCGCGCTGCAGAAGGGCTCGAGCGCGAACTACCTGCTGCTCGAGGCCTTGCAGAAGGCCGGCGTGCGCTACGACGAAATCCACCCCGTGTACCTTGCGCCGGCCGACGCGCGCGCCGCGTTCGAAAGCGGCAACGTCGATGCGTGGGTCGTCTGGGATCCGTACTACGCGGCCGCGCAAAACACGCTGAAGGTACGCACGCTGTCCGACTACACGGGCCTCGCGGCGACCAACAACTTCTACGAAGCGACGCGGGACTTCGCGCAGCAGCATCCCGACGTGGTCGGCGCGATCCTGAAGCAGGCGCGCGAGACGGGCCTGTGGGTCAACGCGCATCCGGCCGACACCGCCGCGCTGATCGCGCCGAAGGTCGGCCTGCCGCAACCGCTCGTCGAGACGTGGATCAAGCGTGTCCCGTTTGGCGCGGTGCCGATCGACGACCGGATCGTCGCGGCCCAGCAAGGAGTCGCCGATGCGTTCTACGCGGCGAAGCTGATTCCGCAGAAGCTGAGCGTGGCCGACAACGCGTGGAGCGACAAGAGCATCGCATCCGCGCTCGCCGCGAAGTAG
- a CDS encoding MerR family transcriptional regulator, with amino-acid sequence MSKQTHSTPDEAAPDARNEYTVDELARVSDTTVRNVRAYQDRGLLAPPEKRGRVGIYDDTHVARLKLINHLLARGYTLSNIQDLIKAIDEGHDLRSILGLENAIGGRWSHELPKTYSLAALAQMFGPQATTQLSRVTELGLLERRGLSFVAKSPALLEAAAAMTKEGIPPRELLDVISLARPHFDAIARLLVDLVVKRLDRYDAGTLPPATDVPELVDAIWRLRPLAAVFVEGETNRALETAASAYLGGRVATILDKKLSDEAARQSGTPASEHDDEA; translated from the coding sequence ATGTCAAAACAGACTCATTCCACACCCGACGAGGCCGCGCCGGACGCCCGCAACGAGTACACGGTCGACGAGCTTGCGCGCGTGTCCGACACGACCGTGCGCAATGTCCGCGCGTACCAGGATCGCGGCTTGCTCGCGCCGCCGGAAAAGCGCGGCCGCGTCGGCATTTACGACGACACGCACGTCGCGCGCCTGAAGCTGATCAACCACCTGCTCGCGCGCGGCTACACGCTGTCGAACATCCAGGACCTGATCAAGGCGATCGACGAAGGCCACGACCTGCGCTCGATCCTCGGCCTCGAAAACGCGATCGGCGGCCGCTGGTCGCACGAACTGCCGAAAACCTATTCGCTCGCCGCGCTCGCGCAGATGTTCGGCCCGCAGGCGACCACGCAGCTGTCACGCGTCACCGAACTCGGCCTGCTCGAACGGCGCGGCCTGTCGTTCGTCGCGAAGAGCCCCGCGCTGCTCGAAGCGGCGGCCGCGATGACGAAGGAGGGCATCCCGCCGCGCGAGTTGCTCGACGTGATCAGCCTCGCGCGACCGCATTTCGACGCGATCGCTCGGCTGCTCGTCGATCTCGTCGTGAAGCGGCTCGACCGCTACGACGCCGGCACGCTGCCGCCCGCCACCGACGTGCCCGAGCTGGTCGACGCGATCTGGCGCCTGCGCCCGCTCGCGGCCGTGTTCGTCGAAGGCGAGACGAACCGCGCGCTGGAAACCGCCGCGAGCGCCTATCTCGGCGGCCGCGTCGCGACGATCCTCGACAAAAAGCTCAGCGACGAGGCCGCACGGCAGTCCGGCACGCCGGCATCGGAACACGACGACGAAGCATAG
- a CDS encoding GNAT family N-acetyltransferase yields MSISPAACVVRDATEADLDAIHAIYAHHVHHSVASFEETPPDVAELRARRDAVLGHGLPYLVAECNGRVAGYAYATPYRTRSAYRFTIEDSIYIDDAQRGRGIGRALLAALIERCEAGPWRQMIAVIADGGTGGSTSLHRAFGFEPAGMLKAAGFKHGRWIDTALLQRPLGDGANTLPVSP; encoded by the coding sequence ATGTCCATCTCGCCAGCCGCCTGCGTCGTCCGCGACGCGACCGAAGCCGATCTCGACGCGATCCACGCGATCTATGCGCACCACGTGCACCACAGCGTCGCCTCCTTCGAGGAAACGCCGCCCGACGTCGCCGAACTGCGCGCGCGCCGCGACGCGGTACTGGGCCACGGGCTGCCGTACCTCGTCGCCGAATGCAACGGCCGCGTGGCCGGCTACGCGTACGCTACGCCGTACCGCACACGCAGCGCGTACCGCTTCACGATCGAGGATTCGATCTACATCGACGATGCGCAGCGCGGGCGCGGGATCGGCCGCGCGCTGCTCGCGGCGCTGATCGAACGCTGCGAGGCCGGCCCGTGGCGGCAGATGATCGCGGTGATCGCCGATGGCGGCACCGGCGGCTCGACGTCGCTGCATCGCGCGTTCGGCTTCGAGCCGGCCGGCATGCTGAAGGCGGCCGGTTTCAAGCACGGCCGCTGGATCGATACGGCGCTGCTGCAGCGCCCGCTCGGCGACGGCGCGAACACGCTCCCCGTCTCGCCATAG
- a CDS encoding AraC family transcriptional regulator has protein sequence MPLTPNADALSALYRNCVFRSGLRTDAHEQVSLELAEHALRWKQGVPDAALFKGQLNHLSVYALQYGAEVEVAPRPFDGFSLVHTSLAGGAEIECDGHVMGVSEGRTAVLAPTSRVRLRWRTGTRQLIVKVPDSLMRAVCGRRPDDAAPGLAPGFLLPTALASQWDLIAQSLLNVLAVADDGGIRAEWRDHFEQSLALFLLVHCPPSPAAVQAGPALQARGAPAQAGSRGDIRQMDALHEFIHARLCAPISLEDLARAAGVSLRTLNVLCRRYHGATPMELLRNIRLDAARVQLLTDPAASITDTALTFGFGHLGRFSAYYFARFDELPRDTQKKRAPN, from the coding sequence ATGCCCCTCACCCCGAATGCGGACGCATTGTCCGCGCTGTATCGGAATTGCGTGTTCCGATCCGGCCTGCGCACGGATGCGCACGAGCAGGTCTCGCTGGAACTGGCCGAGCATGCGCTGCGCTGGAAGCAGGGCGTACCCGACGCAGCGCTGTTCAAGGGGCAACTGAATCACCTGAGCGTCTACGCGCTGCAGTACGGCGCCGAAGTCGAAGTCGCCCCGCGCCCGTTCGACGGCTTTTCGCTCGTCCACACGTCCCTCGCGGGCGGCGCCGAAATCGAGTGCGACGGGCACGTGATGGGCGTGTCCGAAGGGCGTACCGCCGTGCTGGCACCGACGTCGCGCGTGCGCCTGCGCTGGCGAACCGGCACCCGGCAGCTGATCGTCAAGGTGCCCGATTCGCTGATGCGCGCAGTCTGCGGCCGCCGGCCCGACGACGCGGCGCCCGGCCTCGCGCCGGGCTTCCTGTTGCCGACGGCGCTTGCGTCGCAGTGGGATCTGATCGCGCAGTCGCTGCTCAACGTGCTCGCCGTTGCCGACGACGGCGGCATACGGGCCGAATGGCGCGACCACTTCGAACAAAGCCTCGCGCTGTTCCTGCTCGTGCATTGCCCGCCGTCGCCCGCCGCCGTGCAAGCCGGCCCGGCGCTGCAAGCGCGCGGCGCACCCGCGCAAGCCGGATCGCGCGGCGACATCCGGCAGATGGATGCGCTGCACGAATTCATCCACGCGCGGCTCTGCGCGCCGATCTCGCTCGAGGATCTCGCCCGCGCGGCCGGTGTCAGCCTGCGGACGCTGAACGTGCTGTGTCGCCGCTATCACGGCGCGACCCCGATGGAGCTGCTGCGCAACATCCGGCTGGACGCCGCGCGCGTGCAGTTGCTGACCGACCCGGCTGCCAGCATCACCGATACGGCGCTGACGTTCGGCTTCGGGCACCTCGGCCGCTTTTCCGCCTACTACTTCGCCCGCTTCGACGAGTTGCCGCGCGACACGCAGAAGAAGCGGGCGCCGAACTGA
- a CDS encoding MFS transporter, translated as MRQINLQALSDDARLGKLHGVVLFWCALIIVFDGYDLAVAGIALPAIMNEMGVNPAQAGFMVSSALFGMMVGNIVFGTVAERIGRRRAIAACLTLFSVFTAAAGLAPTPVLFGVARFLAGIGIGGVMPNVIAHMTEYAPRRVRNTLVTLMFSGYSVGGMLAAVMGKGMIDAHGWQSVFVAAGAPVLLVPLLMKWMPESLPFLIRHGRTDELARIAQRLDPAYRHQPGDCYVVPRADHTGNAPVRQLFDDGRGFSTVMFWIACFMCLFMVYALSSWLTRLMAGAGYSLGSALTFVLVLNAGAMAGAIGGGWLADRLPIKTVLVSMYLLAAVSITLLGYPMPTALLFVLVGLAGASTIGTQIVNCAYAGQFYPMAIRSTGIGWTLGVGRSGAILAPIVIGVLVGIDLPLAQNFMAIGLPALVAAVAVGLIDQRRSASRHGPAVSAAERHVSSAGQS; from the coding sequence ATGCGTCAAATCAACCTGCAGGCGCTCTCGGACGATGCGCGGCTGGGCAAGCTGCACGGCGTCGTGCTGTTCTGGTGCGCGCTGATCATCGTGTTCGACGGTTACGACCTGGCAGTGGCCGGCATCGCGCTGCCGGCGATCATGAACGAGATGGGCGTCAACCCCGCGCAGGCCGGCTTCATGGTCAGCTCGGCGCTGTTCGGCATGATGGTCGGCAACATCGTGTTCGGGACCGTCGCCGAGCGGATCGGGCGCCGCCGGGCCATCGCGGCCTGCCTGACGTTGTTCAGCGTCTTCACCGCGGCGGCCGGGCTGGCGCCGACGCCCGTGCTGTTCGGTGTCGCGCGTTTCCTCGCCGGCATCGGCATCGGCGGCGTCATGCCGAACGTGATCGCCCACATGACCGAATACGCGCCGCGCCGCGTGCGCAATACGCTGGTGACGCTGATGTTCAGCGGCTATTCCGTCGGCGGCATGCTGGCGGCGGTCATGGGCAAGGGGATGATCGACGCCCATGGATGGCAATCGGTGTTCGTCGCCGCGGGCGCGCCGGTGCTGCTCGTTCCGCTGCTCATGAAATGGATGCCGGAATCGCTGCCGTTCCTGATCCGGCACGGCAGGACGGACGAACTCGCGCGCATCGCGCAGCGGCTCGATCCCGCCTATCGGCACCAACCGGGCGACTGCTATGTCGTTCCGCGCGCCGACCACACGGGCAACGCGCCGGTCCGGCAGCTGTTCGACGACGGCCGCGGGTTCAGCACGGTCATGTTCTGGATCGCGTGCTTCATGTGCCTGTTCATGGTGTACGCGCTCAGTTCGTGGTTGACGCGGCTGATGGCGGGCGCCGGCTACAGCCTCGGCTCGGCGTTGACGTTCGTGCTGGTGCTGAACGCCGGCGCGATGGCCGGCGCGATCGGCGGAGGCTGGCTGGCCGACCGCCTGCCGATCAAGACGGTGCTCGTGTCGATGTACCTCCTTGCCGCCGTGTCGATCACGCTGCTCGGCTACCCGATGCCGACCGCGCTGCTGTTCGTGCTGGTCGGCCTCGCGGGTGCGTCGACGATCGGCACGCAGATCGTCAACTGCGCGTACGCGGGGCAGTTCTACCCGATGGCGATCCGTTCGACCGGCATCGGCTGGACGTTGGGTGTGGGCCGCAGCGGCGCGATCCTGGCGCCGATCGTCATCGGCGTGCTGGTCGGCATCGATTTGCCGTTGGCACAGAACTTCATGGCGATCGGGCTGCCCGCGCTGGTGGCGGCCGTCGCGGTCGGCTTGATCGATCAGCGTCGCTCGGCGTCGCGCCACGGCCCGGCGGTTTCGGCCGCCGAACGGCACGTGTCGTCCGCCGGGCAGTCCTGA